A single region of the bacterium genome encodes:
- a CDS encoding fibronectin type III domain-containing protein: AGGSIWIDALSIAGTTGSISADGGNSGGLVTTANGGGGSGGRIAVSYTTNTSSILTSTNTTATGGTGFANGGNGSIYDGNTSATYMGGGYGLAYFNNSNSRLASNDLKQYQVLGIKHKVSENQDLNMRLLRLSADSLAMTEKGNPGIFSTIKFYLSNFFSQAKNIFDLAFSIPSASAATVADYTSPYKDTTFPIVSYTTVSWNASIPSGATLQFQIRTAPDSSGSPDWTNGSKWCGPTDCAATAGDADYAASYYTTSETDLNSVHSNDENDRYIQYKAWFDSGSSGDIITLTDITINYSQSGYPGEAFLLSSPYKADVGIGDNKFNQISWNELVPGAAFDVKFQVRTAPDSSGSPDWTSGSKWCGPTTCADTVADDSYATTFYNTTKTGESLNSVHSAGANDQWLQYKIWFIGDGTATSKLYDVSFNYFNTLTGNFTSSSYNTEQTYNVPYSLSWNQTLGSGNTIKFQIATSADGSSWTSFYGPAGTTDINIDFYSSANAVNCSGAATVTCNIPPNSILSDGYSDQYIKYKTYFTSAGTAAPTITSVTFEYKQNTAPTAAITSASQGADGTITVNYNLSDIEQSDIDISVLADIGITLNQVLSNDTAGGTILVSGDITFLPASGTVQVENELISYTGKGSGSLTGATRAINNTKYAGHASGTVVWIKAATVSGAGALTGITATPAAKSAIWTAAANLPNFYSTAAKIRVTANDREIGNPTGTGDSGNITIDTKVPAYASYAVKMDVNAPSGLTMNISAAAGQTAAFMRFSNANDLPAACTDITTPWEAYTATKLWSFAPPDANGVYMVYWQFKDDNCNMISGYSSNPAIPVNMKITDISAVPASKYRDIFWWDVVSVATAYNVWRCEQTAAEIISDPNKCDSQVNYGGTSFAVITTVAGATNYCFDEGDGNCADNALGTLIPTTKYFYKVTAENINGVSGYSATVSAIPDGSVIGESNDDVTPPSLTVPPTDTLTTQTGTTIGWTTDEASYSLVKYGTNQNNLNLIAGNATESMLAHSVALSNLASGTLYYYQILSADAAGNLLKSPANPPAGLYTFTTLADSTVPSIVGTPSVIAGQVSATISWTTSEASTSQVKYIEAVDNTTDPAAGTATSVQSELVTNHIVIIPSGLTPDTIYNYQVLSNDASANNLTYQTVSPFDQFNTATTADITAPTLDVAPADTGTTQTTTTIGWTTNENSYSVVKYGANQNNLNLTAGAVTDSVTVHSVAIASLTPGSLYYYQIFSADSSGNLLKSPVTPPTGLYTFTAAADSTPPSLVGTPAVTAGRDSATVSWVTDEPSSTRLRYVVAVDNATAPVTYTDLQPELVTNHFVILTSLASSTTYNFQIISADASANTLTSPSAFPYLQFTTEFDKADPTAPIITFTEAAQGPSTANSSLGDTTASAIFSANENAFFSVIYQPSATPPASYSKETGYPSLITFGVLNTVTMEALSTNTKYYYKLRARDLFGNVGESVPYFFTTTIDSIPPAAISDLAAPAASIASTSLTLTWIAPGDNGATGTATSYDIRYSTVSASDIDTNWNAATQIANEPLPAISTTAQSMTVTGLTPSTSYYFAIKTSDEIPNVSAISNIVSAATPAQLDIIAPVITNVTLGAVGTTTAIISWDTDKNSSSLIDYGLTASYGFTQGSSSVSTKSHTVNMAGLAPNTKYYYRVKSIDSSGNAGSKEDPSYFFTTQADASAGTLPIISSIASSGIAATSATITWTTSVNADSTVGYSLDKTYGYETGVASNLTSHTVTLTSLAPSSIYYYRVKSRDGNQLATDDNSGAGFTFTTLAGTDNIPPIISNVQISTVTANKAIITWTTNENSNSYVEFGTVANIYTSVQGNPGDSLVSHSVQLISLTPLTPYYFQVKSTDAAGNRGVDNNSGAGYTFSTTAGAAVDCPSCRSCPVQETLTCPIIDTASPIISDIKVSAIDFNAATITWTTDEASSSMVGYDTYSYDIKGKYAYSSGNSKDSVKSHSVTLNSLDSASTYYFRVLSTDLRGNTAESQDQSFKTPAISESKDKGAATVDTLKKEFESIAKTLIKDKLATEENIKELLSRIVNPPIIGAEGPNIKDIRSYGATVYWQTDRRANSIVKFTEEKTNSLSKQTEWTKIGDNDIFSTKHEVALLGLVPATKYSFQAQSQDILGNTASSDIKSFTTASASSIFNVLVSDLNLTSAKISWETANISTSSLEYGPTSNYGNYQENKDEQVRLHSIILTNLAPSSVFHFRVRSTEDLGTILVSDDYSFSTPSLPEITKYTLSEVKDNSIALAWTSNIPINSNVRYTNAETSEVKNLGKEEKTIDHAILLASLEAGKTYKIEIQGRDDANNLASVPAFDVQTGMDVVPPEISQVRSQSAVLSTVDDKVQSIISWKTNELSSTKVLWDMGGTKGDTLANESALDANLTTNHIVVLTQFKPGTVYRFRVASTDKFGNTTISSDYTILAPIKRQSIIQMIINQFENIFGWARGIGR; the protein is encoded by the coding sequence CGCAGGCGGAAGTATCTGGATTGATGCTCTCAGTATAGCAGGCACAACCGGCTCTATTTCTGCTGACGGAGGAAATAGCGGCGGCCTTGTAACTACTGCAAATGGCGGCGGCGGCTCAGGCGGAAGGATTGCGGTTTCTTATACAACCAATACAAGCAGTATTTTAACCAGTACCAATACTACCGCTACCGGTGGAACAGGTTTTGCTAATGGCGGCAATGGTTCCATCTATGACGGAAACACAAGCGCAACATATATGGGTGGAGGATATGGCCTGGCGTATTTTAATAATTCCAATTCGAGATTGGCGAGTAATGATTTAAAACAGTATCAAGTATTAGGTATTAAGCATAAAGTGTCAGAAAACCAGGATTTGAATATGAGATTGCTTCGCTTGTCCGCTGACAGTCTCGCAATGACAGAAAAAGGGAATCCCGGCATTTTTTCTACCATCAAATTCTATCTATCCAATTTTTTCTCTCAAGCCAAAAATATCTTTGATCTCGCTTTTAGCATTCCCTCTGCCAGCGCCGCGACAGTGGCTGATTATACTTCTCCATATAAAGACACCACATTCCCGATAGTTTCATATACCACTGTCTCATGGAATGCTTCAATTCCGAGCGGCGCAACCTTGCAATTCCAGATCCGCACCGCGCCTGATTCTTCCGGCTCTCCGGATTGGACGAACGGCTCCAAATGGTGCGGGCCCACAGATTGCGCCGCCACTGCCGGCGACGCGGATTATGCCGCGAGCTATTATACGACAAGCGAAACTGATTTAAATTCTGTTCACTCTAACGATGAAAATGATCGATATATCCAATACAAAGCATGGTTTGATTCAGGCTCAAGCGGGGATATAATCACTCTTACAGATATAACCATTAACTATTCCCAATCCGGCTATCCGGGCGAAGCGTTTCTGCTTTCTTCTCCGTATAAAGCCGATGTCGGCATCGGTGATAATAAGTTTAATCAAATTTCTTGGAATGAATTAGTTCCCGGCGCCGCTTTTGACGTGAAATTCCAAGTCCGCACCGCGCCCGATTCTTCCGGCTCTCCGGATTGGACGAGCGGCTCCAAATGGTGCGGACCAACTACTTGCGCCGATACTGTGGCGGACGATAGCTATGCCACCACTTTTTACAACACTACCAAAACAGGAGAATCTCTTAACTCAGTTCATTCCGCTGGAGCCAATGATCAATGGTTGCAATACAAGATTTGGTTTATCGGCGACGGCACAGCCACCTCCAAGCTTTACGATGTCTCCTTCAACTATTTCAATACCCTTACCGGTAACTTCACCTCTTCCTCCTACAATACCGAGCAAACCTACAACGTGCCTTACTCTCTAAGTTGGAATCAAACTTTGGGAAGCGGTAATACGATTAAATTCCAGATCGCCACTTCTGCCGATGGTTCAAGCTGGACAAGTTTCTATGGTCCGGCCGGTACCACCGATATCAACATTGATTTCTATTCTTCCGCCAATGCCGTCAACTGTTCCGGCGCCGCGACCGTCACTTGCAATATTCCCCCAAACTCAATTTTATCCGATGGCTACTCTGATCAATACATCAAATACAAAACATATTTTACTTCCGCGGGAACTGCCGCGCCGACTATCACCAGCGTCACTTTTGAATACAAACAAAACACCGCGCCAACAGCTGCTATTACTTCCGCTTCCCAAGGCGCTGATGGAACCATCACCGTAAATTACAATCTTTCCGACATCGAGCAATCCGATATCGATATTTCTGTTTTAGCCGATATTGGCATTACTCTGAATCAAGTTTTATCTAACGATACCGCCGGCGGCACGATTCTTGTGTCCGGAGATATCACTTTTTTGCCCGCCTCCGGCACTGTTCAAGTGGAAAATGAATTGATTTCCTACACCGGTAAAGGTTCCGGCTCTTTAACCGGCGCCACTCGCGCTATCAATAACACCAAATACGCCGGTCACGCTTCCGGCACAGTGGTCTGGATTAAAGCCGCAACGGTTTCCGGCGCCGGCGCGCTAACCGGCATCACTGCTACTCCCGCTGCCAAATCCGCCATCTGGACCGCAGCCGCCAATCTGCCTAATTTCTATTCCACCGCTGCCAAAATCCGCGTCACGGCCAATGACCGCGAAATCGGCAATCCGACCGGCACAGGGGATTCAGGCAATATTACCATTGACACCAAAGTTCCAGCCTATGCTTCTTATGCCGTGAAAATGGATGTTAATGCTCCCTCCGGTCTTACTATGAATATTAGCGCTGCTGCCGGCCAGACCGCCGCCTTTATGAGATTTTCCAACGCCAATGATTTGCCTGCCGCTTGCACGGATATTACTACTCCATGGGAAGCCTATACTGCGACAAAATTATGGTCATTTGCTCCTCCGGATGCCAACGGAGTCTATATGGTCTATTGGCAGTTCAAAGATGATAATTGCAATATGATTTCCGGATATTCTTCCAATCCGGCTATTCCGGTTAATATGAAGATCACGGATATCTCCGCAGTGCCGGCTAGCAAATATCGGGATATTTTCTGGTGGGATGTGGTTTCCGTCGCTACGGCATACAATGTCTGGCGCTGCGAGCAAACCGCGGCCGAGATCATCTCCGATCCTAATAAATGCGACAGCCAGGTTAATTATGGCGGTACTTCTTTTGCGGTTATCACCACTGTTGCCGGCGCCACCAATTATTGCTTTGACGAAGGCGATGGCAATTGCGCGGACAATGCTCTTGGTACTCTTATCCCCACCACTAAATATTTCTACAAAGTGACAGCGGAAAATATTAACGGCGTTTCCGGTTATTCTGCCACAGTCTCGGCCATTCCCGATGGCTCGGTGATCGGAGAATCAAATGACGATGTCACCCCTCCTTCTTTGACCGTTCCTCCCACTGATACTCTCACTACTCAAACCGGTACAACCATTGGCTGGACTACGGACGAAGCTTCCTATTCCCTGGTCAAATACGGCACTAATCAAAACAATCTTAACCTGATTGCCGGCAATGCCACCGAGTCAATGCTGGCTCATTCCGTGGCGCTCTCTAATCTCGCTTCCGGCACTCTTTACTATTATCAAATTTTATCTGCTGATGCCGCCGGTAATTTACTCAAAAGCCCGGCTAATCCTCCCGCTGGCTTATACACTTTCACCACTCTGGCCGATTCCACCGTTCCTTCCATTGTCGGCACGCCTTCAGTCATCGCCGGTCAGGTTTCAGCCACGATTTCCTGGACTACCAGCGAAGCTTCCACTTCTCAAGTAAAATACATTGAAGCCGTAGATAACACTACTGATCCGGCCGCCGGCACTGCCACCTCGGTTCAATCCGAACTGGTTACCAATCATATTGTAATAATTCCTAGCGGACTTACTCCTGACACCATTTACAATTACCAGGTACTGAGTAATGACGCTTCTGCCAATAATCTGACCTATCAGACTGTTTCTCCTTTTGATCAATTCAATACCGCGACCACGGCTGATATCACTGCTCCTACTCTGGATGTGGCTCCCGCCGACACCGGCACGACTCAAACTACCACCACTATCGGCTGGACTACCAATGAAAATTCTTACTCCGTGGTCAAATACGGCGCTAATCAAAACAATCTCAACCTCACCGCCGGCGCCGTGACTGATTCGGTTACCGTTCACTCCGTGGCTATCGCGAGCCTCACCCCCGGCTCTCTTTATTACTATCAGATTTTTTCCGCTGATTCTTCCGGCAATCTCCTCAAAAGCCCGGTTACTCCTCCGACCGGCCTCTACACTTTTACCGCTGCGGCTGATTCCACCCCTCCAAGCTTGGTCGGCACTCCGGCCGTTACTGCCGGCCGTGATTCTGCCACTGTGAGCTGGGTAACCGATGAGCCCTCTTCTACCCGGCTTAGATATGTCGTGGCCGTGGATAATGCCACTGCTCCGGTTACCTATACCGATCTTCAACCGGAATTAGTCACCAATCATTTTGTTATTCTCACTTCGCTCGCTTCTTCCACCACCTACAATTTTCAAATCATTTCCGCTGACGCGAGCGCCAATACCCTTACTTCTCCTTCTGCCTTTCCTTATCTTCAATTCACGACTGAATTTGATAAAGCTGATCCGACCGCGCCGATCATCACTTTCACCGAAGCTGCTCAAGGCCCGTCAACAGCCAACTCTTCCTTAGGCGATACTACCGCCTCCGCTATTTTCTCAGCCAACGAAAACGCTTTCTTCTCCGTTATCTACCAGCCCTCTGCCACTCCTCCGGCCAGCTATTCCAAAGAAACCGGCTATCCCTCTTTGATCACTTTCGGTGTTTTGAATACCGTAACCATGGAAGCCCTTAGCACCAACACCAAGTACTATTACAAACTCCGCGCCCGCGATCTTTTCGGCAATGTCGGAGAGTCCGTCCCATATTTCTTCACCACCACCATTGATTCCATCCCTCCCGCGGCTATCTCCGATTTGGCCGCTCCGGCTGCCAGCATCGCTTCAACATCCCTCACTCTTACATGGATCGCTCCCGGCGACAACGGCGCTACCGGCACGGCAACCAGTTACGACATCCGCTATTCCACGGTTTCCGCTTCGGACATTGACACTAATTGGAACGCGGCCACCCAAATTGCCAACGAGCCTCTGCCCGCAATTTCCACTACGGCTCAGTCCATGACTGTCACAGGGCTTACCCCTTCCACCTCTTATTATTTTGCCATCAAAACTTCGGATGAAATTCCTAATGTCTCGGCTATTTCCAATATCGTTTCCGCCGCTACTCCGGCTCAGCTTGATATCATCGCTCCGGTCATTACCAATGTCACGCTTGGCGCTGTCGGCACCACCACCGCGATTATCTCCTGGGACACGGATAAAAACTCCTCCAGCTTGATTGATTACGGTCTTACCGCTTCTTACGGCTTTACCCAAGGTAGTTCTTCCGTTTCCACCAAATCTCATACTGTTAATATGGCGGGACTGGCTCCCAATACCAAGTATTATTACCGCGTGAAATCCATCGATTCAAGCGGCAATGCGGGTTCAAAAGAAGATCCTTCCTATTTTTTCACCACGCAAGCCGATGCTAGCGCCGGCACTCTGCCTATCATCTCTTCAATCGCGTCTTCCGGCATTGCCGCCACTTCCGCCACGATCACTTGGACCACGAGCGTTAACGCCGATTCCACTGTCGGCTACAGCTTGGACAAAACCTACGGCTATGAAACCGGCGTCGCCAGCAATCTCACTTCCCATACTGTTACCCTGACCAGCCTGGCCCCTTCCTCTATTTATTATTACCGCGTCAAATCTCGTGATGGCAATCAGCTGGCCACTGACGATAACAGCGGCGCGGGTTTCACTTTCACTACTCTGGCTGGCACAGACAATATCCCCCCGATTATTTCCAATGTCCAAATTTCCACTGTGACCGCCAACAAAGCGATCATTACTTGGACTACCAATGAAAACTCCAATTCTTACGTGGAATTTGGCACGGTGGCCAATATCTACACTTCGGTTCAAGGCAATCCCGGCGATTCTTTAGTTTCCCATTCCGTTCAGCTGATTTCCTTAACCCCTCTTACCCCCTATTATTTTCAGGTCAAATCCACCGATGCCGCCGGCAACCGCGGCGTTGACAACAATTCCGGCGCCGGCTACACATTTTCCACTACTGCCGGCGCTGCTGTGGATTGCCCGTCTTGCCGCTCTTGCCCGGTTCAGGAAACTCTTACTTGTCCGATTATTGACACTGCATCCCCTATAATTTCTGACATCAAAGTTTCCGCTATTGATTTCAACGCCGCCACTATCACTTGGACCACGGATGAAGCTTCCAGCTCCATGGTAGGCTATGACACTTACTCCTATGACATTAAAGGGAAGTACGCTTATTCCAGCGGCAACAGCAAAGACTCTGTTAAATCTCATTCCGTCACTCTTAACAGTCTTGACTCCGCTTCCACTTACTATTTCCGGGTTCTGTCTACTGATCTTCGCGGCAACACTGCCGAATCCCAAGATCAATCTTTCAAAACCCCGGCTATCTCCGAATCCAAAGACAAAGGCGCGGCTACGGTGGATACTCTTAAAAAAGAATTTGAATCCATTGCCAAAACTTTAATTAAAGACAAGCTGGCCACTGAAGAAAATATTAAAGAACTTCTCTCTCGAATCGTTAATCCTCCTATCATCGGAGCGGAAGGTCCAAATATCAAAGACATTCGAAGTTATGGAGCGACGGTTTATTGGCAAACCGATCGAAGAGCTAATTCCATTGTGAAATTCACAGAAGAAAAAACCAATTCATTGTCGAAACAAACCGAATGGACTAAAATAGGCGATAATGATATTTTCAGCACCAAACACGAAGTCGCGCTTCTCGGTCTGGTTCCCGCCACCAAATATTCTTTTCAAGCTCAATCCCAAGATATTCTTGGCAATACCGCTTCTTCCGATATCAAATCTTTTACCACCGCCTCAGCCTCTTCAATTTTCAATGTTCTTGTTTCCGATCTTAATCTCACCTCTGCCAAGATTAGCTGGGAAACAGCCAATATTTCCACCAGTTCTCTCGAATACGGACCAACTTCAAATTATGGCAACTATCAAGAAAACAAAGACGAGCAAGTCAGGCTTCATTCCATCATTTTGACCAATCTGGCTCCTTCCTCGGTCTTCCATTTTCGAGTCCGTTCCACCGAAGACCTCGGCACCATCCTGGTCTCCGACGATTATTCTTTTTCCACTCCTTCTCTCCCTGAGATCACCAAATACACCCTCAGCGAGGTCAAAGACAATTCCATCGCTCTGGCCTGGACATCTAACATTCCGATTAATTCCAACGTCCGCTACACCAATGCCGAAACCAGCGAAGTGAAAAATCTCGGCAAAGAAGAAAAAACTATTGACCACGCCATTCTTCTTGCTTCTCTCGAAGCCGGCAAGACCTACAAGATCGAGATCCAAGGCCGCGACGATGCCAATAATCTGGCTTCCGTTCCCGCTTTTGATGTCCAGACCGGTATGGATGTGGTTCCTCCCGAGATCTCCCAAGTTAGAAGCCAGTCCGCCGTCCTCTCCACCGTTGATGACAAAGTCCAGTCCATTATTTCCTGGAAGACCAACGAACTTTCTTCCACCAAAGTCCTCTGGGACATGGGCGGCACCAAAGGCGACACTCTGGCCAACGAATCCGCTCTTGACGCCAACCTTACCACCAACCACATCGTGGTCCTTACCCAGTTCAAGCCCGGCACCGTCTACCGCTTCCGCGTCGCTTCCACCGACAAATTCGGCAACACCACTATCTCCTCCGACTACACTATTCTTGCTCCGATCAAGCGCCAATCCATCATCCAGATGATCATCAACCAATT